Proteins from one Plasmodium relictum strain SGS1 genome assembly, chromosome: 10 genomic window:
- the TRS85 gene encoding trafficking protein particle complex subunit 8, putative — translation MANFIEEEIKNIINDIYLFTILINSSRIVKREVSFFLGISVNDLFQPFGSCDYFLNEHKEKIDLKLNVSTNINYLSKNNVLSEKVIENKNFKIRFIDFDEYEDMKLEYLDKILIDNISYNEPQYSDIYNEENLNAYFKKNDKDNISFNKKYFEYICTNSNILNNDIKKHIIKNCKGNINSHNEKNVLKKSNSLFSKKEEYDDSNADDNYDLNYFCKKKYIKNIQKYNAFFLPWFNTYFKTSWYYTHLYNNSSSIPLGIIYICSTKDNNIIDLYKCMTKNNVKKNNIYINSNIPKCIILLHISNNNNDDIETDVQKLFVNIQSTFLNYKCHLLIIKANRFLKSYENFDRNISNTMENISNLKIKSDEKINMNYENSYLSYTNKSYSEINNNNNKYSFMNNKLNSENNIMISDKSHEEEKNSNSNFQLDYTKINSDSIQDSKDSILNDETSSYFENNFTNKRKNLTSLKKKYHLNNIQKLYVNCLSIHFKDLIDDGIKVAKNENDIEESQKIKKKLSVDLNKIYDYIMSNDIICISKKIPLYIDEVYFCCCLDYVDIISLKMFIHNFIKTCVSPYINTITYDINNLIVNNKKSLKNQLKFMWKKTKMNFSSSDAALFVAEQTSNVILNVAQNVLISNHDNKSGNKNLKDIINKNIVNEENEIINNENEELHIAHSGYENSENIANKKDSIKTSRKSLNNNITQNIKINKESKNYNKESLEWLYKTLSDIYFILQEYELSYNILKICINEFKHDKMYFYLGNVYELISLCIYYMENVNKKDSLYYLDLSYQMYSKCYYLNNMFICSILNYYLSLIYDEHNDSSINILINANVDFSYVEEKLANENKLTKLSFQINNIRSGLLLEQITYSYKKKKANNLDIKELNYIKNFNSYNKLITNIVNKNLNYFTDNIKKKEEKYTNNEAIEKAKKTNNEDRNIIIASDDSCQRDNFSENSSLINKNINNNIIINNDNTTIINNNMNSTNVIIDSKIYENSNNNNNVVFLNNAQNGNNNRTVSDENNNSLESINSKITNNNTNFLMQKNNYKYRKYLFEMTLAGHTFNKCGFKKLALFCYSKVLKKYEKKKMKHIYEHLHFMMARQAFSINLYYESLNHYICILNSISKNYEKSYVLNKNVDIYYASSEKEINFIREFAYVYKIYVDKILNRFLKYKNNQDTNAINDSELSLKRSSSYTSEKINRTHYFNDDNTEDIIKPLNLRIPLINLRNNECLYTNSIFISKSNIYNYDKINDINYFYIFQNNLFKIKKYDTTLDDLYNIMTKDINDFSISNFYELNYLYIIYKKFVNSVYNDCISYESADFLNLNEKIVNDNMSIDILKNDENNTSISSEFDKTITDNNSKKGYIKSINTSPFISMENRNLFLNYVKELKEKLVNTLEYTNNTQIKNIYQKTINKEEIKINNKYIQYTLKDEYIFVTFKLINPLHTKVECQGTHICAHYYNESMNKDILVEKKIFILEARQSKTFTLFIKPLKKGLLFISGVMWFLFGLVKIYQSFYIHGLKKINKIYDKIHTLKYDDIYNCDNDIQKKEKLKKLNKEMNKYAWSSNIGMLEKKSIERIKNYEIDQRLLLYVYDNIYLFSFEFENIYSNKKKTINNYEVDLIELLEGEKMEMIFKIVNHSTLPVNYLSICITPCNFFNCYKIIHNKDEYFLNNKIEKEFKKHKEEIDEDKCDIYNSRKLIEENIEEIKKNESYIFIDNEIYCEESIDKNTNVFKQKFKNKNIQHIKIKGNINKNDTFYLYINVNSKHNGLHKCIITTLCKHNNEMANKKDKSSNGNIKYPDILNEKKEKCYLFLRLMHVIPLLKLKTYSLNNFYNENSSMYFFFQNLCKNNIYLYNIILEYRKNKNLNKKEKNLKESLKNKKQNNEIYSKSYYTKLYNFYSSNFLYLKKNENLTSLFYSKNKLQNISSFFVHINWVSKDSNYLRKGIVKKKINFYNDIISFSIDDINKDIYMNNEKEKILKIGINIQNNSEIDIQDCYIQAKEVESLNSSTYIENYDDDNELSVIEYKYESDDTIFNSNEEFYKNKEFNDVSLNEENINLLNIDDINSINNENPNFMSSDNPYSLNNDSNFSHISNQQKAIEYNISDNSKKIEDEIVPIFSYKSSLNDDINNLQNQITKKINLPDYIPITASYICNENFEITLTKDLFLYDNSDVNEELKKNNELKENYENVNFLEELCLNRKDTKKFYDTVKRSTYTYNNSNLLVPLNGINSENMNKNNVEKCVSLNGFLFVGIVQKYLKKLKKNQKKKLYFNILFTKEGIYNINKFLVTFKLNNQMFLFKPINHLIIHAHQ, via the exons ATGGCTAATTTTATTGAAGAggagataaaaaatataataaatgatatatatttatttactattttaattaatagtAGTAGAATAGTGAAAAGAgaagtttctttttttctaggTATTAGTGTAAATGATTTGTTTCAACCTTTTGGGAGTTgtgattattttttaaacgAACATAAGGAAAAAATAGATTTAAAGCTAAATGTTAGCACAAATATTAATTacttaagtaaaaataatgtgTTATCTGAAAAAGTAATtgaaaataagaattttaaaattcGTTTTATTGATTTTGATGAGTATGAAGATATGAAATTAGAATATCtagataaaatattaattgataatatttcttataaCGAACCTCAATATTctgatatatataatgaagaaaatttgaatgcatattttaaaaaaaacgataaagataatatttcttttaataaaaaatattttgaatatatatgtacaaaTTCAAACATTcttaataatgatataaaaaaacatattataaaaaattgtaagGGTAATATTAATTCCCATAATGAGAAAAACGTTttgaaaaaaagtaattcactttttagtaaaaaagaagaatacGATGATAGTAATGCTGATGATAACtatgatttaaattatttttgtaaaaaaaaatatataaaaaatattcaaaaatataatgcATTCTTTTTACCTTGGtttaatacatattttaaaacatcTTGGTACTATACTCATTTATACAATAATTCTTCTTCTATTCCATTAGGTATAATTTACATATGTAGCactaaagataataatatcattgatttatataaatgtatgactaaaaataatgttaaaaaaaataatatttatattaattctaATATACCtaaatgtattattttacttcatatttcaaataataataatgatgatatAGAAACAGATGTgcaaaaattatttgtaaatattcagtctacttttttaaattataaatgccatttattaattattaaagcaaatagatttttaaaatcatatgaaaattttgacagaaatataagtaatacaatggaaaatatttctaatttaaaaataaaatcagatgaaaaaataaatatgaactATGAAAATTCCTATTTATCATATACTAATAAGAGTTATTccgaaataaataataataacaataaatatAGTTTTATGaacaataaattaaattcagaaaataatataatgatTAGCGACAAATCacatgaagaagaaaaaaattcaaattcTAATTTTCAGTTAgattatacaaaaataaatagtgACAGTATACAAGACTCAAAAGATAGTATATTAAATGATGAAACATCAtcatattttgaaaataattttacgaataaaagaaagaatttgacttctttaaaaaaaaaataccacctaaataatattcaaaaattatatgttaATTGTTTAAGTATTCATTTTAAAGATTTGATTGATGATGGAATAAAAGTagcaaaaaatgaaaatgatatagaagaaagtcagaaaataaaaaaaaaattatcggTAGATTTGAATAAAATTTACGATTATATAATGTCTAATGACATTATTTGtattagtaaaaaaatacCTCTATATATTGATGAAGTATATTTTTGTTGTTGTTTAGATTATGTTGATATTATATCCTTAAAAATGtttattcataattttattaaaacatgTGTTTCTCcttatataaatacaattacatatgatataaataatttaattgttaataataaaaaaagtttaaagaATCAATTAAAATTCATGtggaaaaaaacaaaaatgaattttaGTTCATCAGATGCTGCATTATTTGTTGCTGAACAAACAAGTAATGTTATTTTAAATGTTGCCCAAAATGTGTTAATTTCTAATCATGATAACAAAAGTGgaaataaaaacttaaaagatataattaataaaaatatagttaatgaagaaaatgaaattattaataatgaaaatgaagaattacATATTGCACATAGTGGATACGAAAACTCTGAAAATATtgcaaataaaaaagattcaATAAAAACTTCTAGGAAATcgttaaataataatattacgCAAAATATAAAGATCAACAAAGAATCaaagaattataataaaGAGTCACTAGAATGGCTATATAAAACATTGAgtgatatttattttatattacaagAATATGAATTatcttataatattttaaaaatatgtataaatgaatttaaacatgataaaatgtatttttatttaggtAATGTTTATGAATTAATCAGTTTGTGTATTTATTATATggaaaatgtaaataaaaaagactCTTTGTATTATTTAGACCTAAGTTATCAAATGTATTCTAAATGCtactatttaaataatatgttTATTTGCTCAATTTTAAATTACTATTTGTCTCTTATATATGATGAACACAATGATTCTTCTATAAATATTCTTATAAATGCTAATGTAGATTTTTCTTATGTAGAAGAAAAATTAGCTAAcgaaaataaattaacaaaattatCTTTTCAAATTAATAACATAAGATCAGGACTATTATTAGAACAAATAACATATagctataaaaaaaaaaaagcaaataaTCTTGacataaaagaattaaattatataaaaaattttaatagttataataaattaattactaatattgtaaataaaaatttaaactaTTTTACTGATAATATCAAAAAGAAGGAAGAAAAATACACCAATAATGAAGCAATAGAAAAAGCAAAGAAAACAAATAATGAAGATAGAAACATTATTATTGCGAGTGATGATAGTTGTCAAAGAGATAATTTTTCAGAGAATAGCTCacttattaataaaaatattaataataatatcatcataaataatgataatactactattataaataataacatGAATAGTACTAATGTTATAATCGATAgcaaaatttatgaaaacagtaataataataataatgttgtatttttaaataatgcaCAAAatggtaataataatagaacGGTTTCTGATGAAAATAACAATAGCTTGGAAAGTATAAACAGtaaaataacaaataataatactaattTTCTTatgcaaaaaaataattataaatatagaaaatatttatttgaaatgACTCTAGCAGGGCATACCTTTAATAAATGCGGATTCAAAAAATTAGCTTTATTTTGTTATTcaaaagtattaaaaaaatatgaaaaaaaaaaaatgaaacataTTTATGAGCATTTGCACTTTATGATGGCTCGCCAAGCTTTTAGCATAAATCTTTATTATGAATCTCTAAAtcattatatatgtattttaaatTCTATATCAAAAAATTACGAAAAGTCATATGTTTTAAACAAAAACGTTGACATTTATTATGCATCAtctgaaaaagaaataaattttataaggGAATTTGCATATGTCTATAAGATTTATGtagataaaattttaaataggtttctaaaatataaaaataatcagGATACTAATGCTATTAATGATTCTGAGCTATCATTAAAACGAAGCTCTAGTTATACTagtgaaaaaattaatagaacACATTACTTCAACGATGATAATACTGAAGATATTATTAAACCTCTAAATTTGAGGATTcctttaattaatttaagaaataatGAGTGCTTATATActaattctatttttatttccaaatcaaatatatacaattatgataaaataaatgacataaattatttttatatatttcaaaataatttatttaaaataaaaaaatatgatactACGTTAGATGATTTGTATAATATAATGACGAAAGATATAAATGATTTCTCAATAtctaatttttatgaattgaattatttatatataatttataaaaaatttgtaaaTAGTGTATATAATGATTGTATATCTTATGAATCAGcagattttttaaatttgaatGAGAAAATAGTTAACGATAATATGAGTATTGACATTTtgaaaaatgatgaaaacaATACGTCTATAAGTAGTGAATTTGATAAAACAATTACTgataataattcaaaaaaaggATATATAAAATCAATTAACACATCACCCTTTATAAGTATGGAAAAtagaaatttatttttgaattaCGTGAAAGaactaaaagaaaaattagtaAATACCTTAGAATATACTAATAACAcacaaattaaaaacatatatcaaaaaacaattaataaagaagagattaaaataaataataaatatattcaatATACGTTAAAggatgaatatatatttgtaacaTTTAAATTGATAAACCCCTTGCATACAAAAGTAGAGTGCCAAGGCACTCATATATGTGCCCACTATTACAATGAAAGTATGAATAAAGATATTTTggttgaaaaaaaaatttttattttagaagCTAGACAATCTAAAACATTTACGTTATTTATTAAACCATTGAAGAAAggtttattatttatttcag gtGTAATGTGGTTTTTATTTGGATTAgttaaaatatatcaaaGTTTTTACATACAcggtttaaaaaaaataaataaaatatatgacaAAATACACACATTAAAATAtgatgatatatataattgtgATAAtgatatacaaaaaaaagaaaagttaaaaaagttaaataaagaaatgaataaatatgCTTGGTCTAGTAATATAGGTATGCTTGAAAAGAAAAGTATAGAAAGAATAAAGAATTATGAAATTGATCAGAGATTGTTATTATATGTTTATGATAacatatatttgttttcatTTGAGTTTGAAAACatttattcaaataaaaaaaaaacaataaataattatgaagTAGATTTAATAGAATTATTAGAGGGAGAAAAAATGGAAAtgatttttaaaattgtCAATCATTCAACTTTGCCTGTTAACTATTTAAGTATATGTATTACACCTTGtaacttttttaattgttaCAAGATAATACATAATAAggatgaatattttttaaataataaaattgagaaggaatttaaaaaacataaagaagaaatagatGAAGATAAATGTGATATATACAATTCTAGAAAGTtaattgaagaaaatattgaagaaattaagaaaaatgaaagttacatttttatagataatgaaatatattgtGAAGAATCAATTGATAAAAATACTAATGTATTCAAACaaaagtttaaaaataaaaatattcaacatattaaaattaaaggaaatattaataaaaatgacacattttatttatatattaacgTTAATTCAAAGCATAACGGTTTACATAAATGTATTATAACAACATTGTGCAAacataataatgaaatggctaataaaaaagataaatcaAGTAATGGTAATATAAAGTATCctgatattttaaatgaaaaaaaggagaaatgttatttatttttaagacTAATGCATGTGATtcctttattaaaattaaaaacatactcattaaataatttctataatgaaaattcttctatgtattttttttttcaaaatttatgtaaaaataatatttacttatataatataattttggagtacagaaaaaataaaaatttgaataaaaaagaaaaaaatttgaaagaaagcttaaaaaataagaaacaaaataatgaaatatatagtaaatcatattatacaaaattatataatttttattcatccaattttttatatttaaaaaaaaatgaaaacttaacttctttattttattcaaaaaataaattacagaatatttcttctttttttgttcataTTAATTGGGTATCAAAAGATTCCAATTATTTAAGAAAAGgcattgtaaaaaaaaaaattaatttttataatgataTAATAAGTTTTTCCAttgatgatataaataaagacatttatatgaataatgaaaaagaaaaaattctaaaaattggtataaatatacaaaacAATTCAGAAATAGACATACAAGATTGCTATATACAAGCTAAAGAAGTTGAATCATTAAATTCTTCGACATACATAGAGAATTATGATGATGATAATGAATTATCTGTTAttgaatataaatatgaaagtGATGATACTATTTTTAATAGCAATGAagaattttacaaaaataaagaatttaatGATGTTtcattaaatgaagaaaatattaatttattaaatattgatGATATAAATTcgataaataatgaaaaccCAAATTTTATGAGTAGTGATAATCCATATTCCTTGAATAATGATAGTAATTTCAGTCATATTAGTAACCAGCAAAAAGCtattgaatataatataagTGATAAcagtaaaaaaatagaagacgAAATAGTTCCTATTTTCTCTTATAAATCATCACTTAATGATGacataaataatttacaaaatcaaataacaaaaaaaattaatttaccTGATTACATTCCCATAACAGCAAGCTATATatgtaatgaaaattttgaaattacGTTAACTaaagatttatttttatatgataattCAGATGTTAATGAAGaactaaagaaaaataacgaattaaaagaaaattatgaaaatgtaaattttCTCGAAGAATTATGTTTAAATAGAAAAGATACTaagaaattttatgataCTGTCAAGCGTAGTACATATACTTATAATAATTCCAATTTATTAGTTCCATTAAATGGTATAAATTCAGAAAacatgaataaaaataatgttgAAAAATGCGTTTCATTAAATGGTTTTTTATTCGTAGGAATAgttcaaaaatatttaaaaaaattaaaaaaaaatcaaaagaaaaagttatattttaatattctttttacaAAAGAAggaatttataatataaataaatttcttgttacttttaaattaaacaatcaaatgtttttattcaaacctataaatcatttaattATACACGCACatcaataa